One segment of Methylocella silvestris BL2 DNA contains the following:
- a CDS encoding GlsB/YeaQ/YmgE family stress response membrane protein → MSIIYIILIGFIAGLIARFLSPGPYNPSGFIMTVLLGIAGAFVATWLGQTIGWYRLDQGAGLIGATVGAVLVLFVWRMIKGRSTPVEGPSGGRRWL, encoded by the coding sequence ATGTCAATTATTTATATCATCCTGATCGGATTCATCGCGGGCCTGATCGCCCGTTTTTTGTCGCCCGGACCGTATAATCCCTCCGGCTTCATCATGACCGTTTTGCTCGGAATCGCCGGCGCCTTCGTCGCAACCTGGCTTGGCCAGACGATCGGCTGGTACCGGTTGGATCAAGGGGCGGGACTGATCGGCGCGACCGTCGGCGCCGTCCTGGTCTTATTTGTGTGGCGCATGATCAAGGGGCGGTCGACGCCGGTTGAAGGGCCAAGCGGCGGCCGGCGCTGGCTTTAA